From a region of the Streptomyces sp. NBC_01454 genome:
- a CDS encoding minor capsid protein, which translates to MADLDPLDGVARLLDGRGLVTYDPTGTAGDLFVEIMPPAPDAAVALWLYDGAAPDARNAYDTPRLQVRVRGGPDPRVSRRRAHAIYSALHGLAGRELLDGTWLVLAAARGTPAPMGPDSSGRHEHVVNFDLDIGAPTTHRAN; encoded by the coding sequence GTGGCTGACCTCGACCCGCTCGACGGCGTCGCCCGCCTGCTCGACGGCCGCGGACTGGTCACCTACGACCCGACCGGCACGGCCGGTGACCTGTTCGTCGAGATCATGCCGCCCGCCCCCGATGCCGCGGTCGCCCTGTGGCTGTACGACGGCGCCGCGCCCGATGCCCGCAACGCCTACGACACCCCTCGCCTACAGGTGCGCGTACGCGGCGGGCCCGACCCGCGCGTATCTCGCCGCCGCGCTCACGCGATCTACAGCGCACTTCACGGCCTCGCTGGGCGAGAGCTACTCGACGGGACGTGGCTTGTCCTCGCCGCCGCACGCGGCACCCCGGCCCCCATGGGCCCCGATTCGTCCGGCCGACACGAACACGTCGTGAATTTCGACCTCGACATCGGGGCGCCGACCACACACCGCGCCAACTGA
- a CDS encoding phage tail tube protein → MGRPIDARGWVFEVLDQSHAHHKRWLPIENLTSWSHNASENEETAETTSFDSAGWYEQDVMQRGGQIEVEGQWALDPATGRQAEGQAYVDRYWGQRLGIDSRNLIRWRHDSQDTWVIWEATVTPDKSEGEVNDKTSWTASFTQCGRPRYAPAFTICAEEAA, encoded by the coding sequence ATGGGACGACCGATTGACGCCCGCGGATGGGTGTTCGAAGTCCTCGACCAGTCGCACGCACACCACAAGCGATGGCTACCGATCGAGAACCTGACGAGCTGGTCGCACAACGCGAGCGAAAACGAGGAGACCGCCGAGACGACCTCTTTCGACTCGGCAGGTTGGTACGAGCAGGACGTTATGCAGCGTGGCGGACAGATCGAAGTCGAAGGGCAATGGGCCCTCGACCCGGCCACCGGCCGTCAGGCCGAAGGACAGGCGTACGTCGACCGCTATTGGGGGCAGCGCCTCGGCATCGACTCCCGCAACCTCATCCGGTGGCGGCACGACTCCCAAGACACATGGGTCATTTGGGAGGCGACCGTCACGCCGGACAAGTCCGAGGGCGAGGTCAACGACAAGACCAGTTGGACCGCATCGTTCACCCAGTGCGGCCGGCCGCGCTACGCCCCCGCCTTCACCATCTGCGCCGAGGAGGCAGCGTGA
- a CDS encoding phage tail protein, whose translation MALNIGELVGTIDLDASGADRGVAQANRALQGLQRSADGRLRDVRGRFVSGSAALGAAVGNGIANGTNQARGAIDELGDALATGVAAGADQARASAAGLGDQVGNEIGGGAERARSALGALGPALAVLRTSTIALSGGALAAGGALVAIPALFAGIGIKAAASSEQVKSAFTGLKDHAVKQVQAMVGPIESQLVSIAGKARSAFDQIAPSLQKAFSAVAPQIGTLADGVLSMVQKLAPALANAVGSAAPVIKAIAGGLSSLGTGLAGFFQGISTGAAGAAQGLSGLFAGVSQILPALGKLIGQLAQAGGPVLSTLMGAIAPLVSQLAGALGPALALLGPPLQTLISALGAGLRPIVAALGPVLSAAAGALGQLVTAVSPLLPMIGQLAAALLPALTPILSAVGAIFAQLAPVVKQLGTALMTLLAPILAQLPVIVRPIVGIFTTLAKGVFPVLSQLIKALAPALGTLGSAFAQIMVALSPVLTALGQLVGSVLKAIMPILTPIIGLIGKLASILANVLAKYVTGIVVPTLKILTSLLRGDFSGAWNQAKTLVGNVGEFLHSLFLKLGVWVMIGINKAVAWIKGLPGRAMSALAPLAGQLWTSATNAFNRFYLAIIAKAGQALAWLRGLPGRMVSALGNLGSLLVNAGRDVVRGLWNGIQSMGSWLRSTLTSWAKNLIPGPIAKALGIASPSKVMARDVGRWIPAGVAAGIASGQGAVEGAMRRLVPVPAVPAMSPAAAAGAAGYGSSAYGRSGGPLLHIENFHNAAGHSPDQTAAALNWRMKARG comes from the coding sequence ATGGCGCTCAACATTGGCGAGCTGGTCGGAACCATCGACCTCGACGCTTCCGGCGCCGATCGTGGCGTCGCGCAGGCCAACCGCGCCCTACAGGGTCTCCAGCGGTCCGCCGACGGCCGCCTACGCGATGTGCGCGGGCGGTTCGTCAGCGGTTCTGCCGCCCTCGGCGCGGCAGTCGGCAACGGCATCGCCAACGGCACGAACCAGGCTCGTGGGGCGATCGACGAACTCGGCGACGCCCTCGCTACTGGCGTTGCGGCCGGCGCCGACCAGGCACGCGCCAGTGCCGCCGGCCTCGGCGATCAGGTCGGCAACGAGATCGGGGGCGGCGCCGAGCGGGCCCGGAGCGCGCTCGGCGCGCTCGGCCCGGCCCTCGCCGTACTGCGCACGTCCACGATCGCCCTGTCGGGCGGCGCGCTCGCCGCCGGCGGCGCCCTCGTTGCGATCCCGGCCCTGTTTGCGGGCATCGGCATCAAGGCCGCCGCGTCGTCCGAGCAGGTCAAGAGCGCTTTTACCGGCCTCAAAGATCACGCCGTCAAGCAAGTACAGGCCATGGTCGGGCCGATCGAGAGTCAGCTCGTGTCCATCGCGGGCAAGGCGCGCAGCGCGTTCGACCAGATCGCCCCGAGCTTGCAGAAAGCATTCTCCGCGGTCGCCCCGCAGATCGGCACTCTCGCCGACGGCGTGCTCAGCATGGTGCAAAAGCTCGCGCCCGCGCTCGCGAATGCCGTCGGTTCCGCGGCGCCCGTGATCAAGGCGATAGCCGGCGGCCTGTCCTCACTCGGTACGGGTCTCGCCGGATTCTTCCAAGGGATCTCGACCGGCGCGGCCGGCGCGGCCCAGGGGCTTTCGGGTCTCTTCGCGGGCGTCTCGCAAATCCTGCCCGCGCTGGGGAAGCTGATCGGCCAGCTCGCGCAAGCGGGCGGCCCTGTGCTCTCGACCCTCATGGGGGCGATAGCGCCGCTTGTCTCCCAGCTCGCCGGAGCGCTCGGCCCCGCGCTGGCGCTGCTCGGCCCGCCCCTGCAAACGCTGATTAGCGCGCTCGGCGCCGGATTGCGGCCGATCGTCGCCGCCCTCGGCCCCGTTCTGTCGGCCGCGGCCGGCGCGCTCGGCCAGCTGGTGACCGCAGTCTCCCCCCTGCTCCCGATGATCGGGCAACTCGCCGCCGCGCTGCTGCCGGCGCTCACCCCGATTCTGTCCGCGGTCGGCGCGATCTTCGCCCAGCTCGCCCCCGTGGTGAAGCAACTCGGCACCGCCCTGATGACGCTGCTCGCCCCGATCCTCGCCCAACTGCCCGTGATCGTCCGCCCAATCGTGGGGATCTTCACCACGCTCGCCAAGGGCGTCTTTCCGGTCCTGTCGCAGTTGATTAAGGCACTCGCCCCCGCACTGGGAACCCTCGGCAGCGCGTTCGCTCAAATCATGGTCGCGCTCAGTCCGGTACTCACCGCGCTCGGACAACTCGTTGGCAGCGTCCTCAAGGCCATCATGCCGATTTTGACACCCATCATTGGCCTGATCGGCAAGCTCGCGAGCATCCTCGCGAACGTCCTCGCCAAATACGTAACGGGCATCGTCGTGCCCACACTCAAAATCCTCACGAGCCTGTTGCGGGGCGACTTCTCCGGAGCCTGGAACCAAGCAAAAACGCTCGTTGGGAACGTCGGCGAATTCCTGCACTCCCTGTTTCTGAAACTGGGCGTGTGGGTGATGATCGGCATCAACAAGGCCGTCGCCTGGATTAAGGGATTGCCGGGGCGCGCCATGAGCGCACTCGCCCCGCTCGCTGGCCAACTGTGGACATCGGCAACGAATGCGTTTAACCGGTTCTATCTCGCGATCATCGCGAAAGCCGGTCAGGCTCTCGCCTGGCTACGCGGACTGCCCGGCCGCATGGTGTCGGCACTCGGCAACCTCGGGTCGTTGCTGGTCAACGCAGGCCGGGACGTGGTGCGCGGCTTGTGGAACGGCATCCAGTCCATGGGTAGTTGGCTGCGCTCGACCCTCACCTCGTGGGCGAAGAACCTCATTCCCGGCCCCATCGCTAAAGCGCTCGGGATCGCGTCGCCGTCCAAGGTCATGGCGCGCGATGTCGGGCGTTGGATTCCTGCCGGCGTCGCCGCCGGAATCGCCTCCGGGCAAGGCGCGGTCGAAGGCGCCATGCGCCGACTCGTCCCCGTCCCCGCCGTCCCCGCAATGTCCCCAGCAGCAGCCGCGGGCGCGGCCGGATACGGCAGCAGCGCATATGGACGTAGCGGCGGGCCACTGCTGCATATCGAGAACTTCCACAACGCCGCCGGTCACAGTCCGGACCAGACTGCCGCGGCCCTCAATTGGCGTATGAAAGCGAGGGGTTAA
- a CDS encoding DUF397 domain-containing protein: MTTDSLPLTWFKSSYSGNGGSCIEVAANLIASRGVVPVRDSKDPHGPVLDFPADAFSTFVAGVKAGEFGAV; the protein is encoded by the coding sequence GTGACGACCGACTCCCTACCCCTCACCTGGTTCAAGTCCTCCTACAGCGGCAACGGCGGATCATGCATCGAGGTCGCCGCAAACCTTATCGCTTCGCGCGGCGTGGTCCCCGTCCGTGACAGCAAGGACCCGCATGGCCCGGTTCTGGACTTCCCCGCCGACGCGTTCTCGACCTTCGTGGCGGGCGTCAAGGCCGGAGAGTTCGGCGCTGTTTGA
- a CDS encoding helix-turn-helix domain-containing protein — MVNLKELNPNTSPQAAYGARLRSAREARGWKQDELAERVGYSGRHISAVETGRKPPTRRFSRSLDTALGLTGTAESFERAWGEIRNGSLLEGFPEYLGQEARAAEIRLFDVGVIPGLLQTPEYARAMEEGNVKRGTLSPEQASERVEFLAERQAALVRRNPPMVIVVLDESCIRRPIGGAEVMERQLARLIEFADQPDTTLQLAPYAIGERRPFNRLVNLLTLPDRSVMSYVESETNGQLDREITSVLPLVRAYHQLQAEALSQAESVATIEQVRKGTP; from the coding sequence TTGGTAAACCTGAAGGAGTTGAACCCGAACACCTCACCCCAAGCGGCCTACGGCGCGCGTTTGCGCAGCGCGCGGGAGGCACGTGGGTGGAAGCAGGACGAGTTGGCTGAGCGGGTGGGCTACTCAGGCAGGCATATTTCAGCAGTCGAAACGGGCCGCAAACCGCCAACTCGCCGTTTCTCGCGGAGCTTAGACACTGCCCTCGGACTCACAGGGACCGCAGAGTCCTTTGAGCGCGCGTGGGGGGAGATCCGGAACGGCAGTCTGCTGGAAGGGTTCCCGGAGTACCTGGGGCAGGAGGCTCGCGCGGCAGAGATCCGGCTGTTTGATGTAGGGGTGATTCCTGGATTGCTCCAGACACCGGAGTACGCCAGAGCCATGGAAGAGGGCAACGTGAAGCGGGGCACGCTCAGCCCCGAACAAGCCTCTGAGCGGGTTGAGTTCCTGGCAGAACGGCAAGCGGCGTTGGTGCGGCGCAATCCGCCCATGGTGATCGTGGTCTTGGATGAGAGCTGTATCCGGCGGCCGATCGGAGGCGCCGAGGTCATGGAGCGACAGTTGGCCCGGCTGATCGAGTTCGCTGACCAGCCGGACACCACACTCCAGCTGGCCCCCTACGCCATAGGCGAGCGCCGCCCGTTCAACCGGCTGGTGAATCTGCTGACCCTGCCCGACCGCTCCGTCATGTCCTACGTTGAGTCCGAGACCAACGGGCAGCTGGACAGGGAAATCACATCCGTACTGCCGCTGGTGAGGGCCTACCATCAACTACAGGCCGAAGCGCTTTCCCAGGCGGAATCAGTGGCCACGATAGAGCAGGTACGAAAGGGCACCCCGTGA
- the tgmA gene encoding putative ATP-grasp-modified RiPP, which translates to MSATQTLAHPREAFPLAPEGGRVPHSAEHPSGPTSRPWVLRYAQTPDATQATPLPAALYDEELQLSIGVDTDLLPFMQTHSPTIPDGSTTNPPPLDEGPKD; encoded by the coding sequence ATGAGCGCCACACAGACCTTGGCCCACCCCCGCGAGGCGTTCCCCCTGGCGCCCGAAGGTGGGCGCGTCCCCCACAGTGCCGAGCACCCGTCCGGGCCGACTAGCCGCCCGTGGGTCCTCCGCTACGCCCAGACGCCCGACGCCACACAGGCCACCCCGCTCCCCGCTGCCCTCTATGACGAGGAACTGCAACTCTCCATCGGCGTCGACACCGACCTCCTGCCGTTCATGCAGACCCACAGCCCGACCATCCCGGATGGCAGCACCACCAACCCCCCGCCCCTCGACGAGGGACCGAAGGACTGA
- the tgmB gene encoding ATP-grasp ribosomal peptide maturase encodes MSSILVVAAREDWPTDRVVKTLTDRGATVFRIDAADFPQEVTLAGYIGNAHGWGGRLRTSQRELDLGDVSACYFRAPNPFRFTANMSEPERRFAAAQARAGFGGILTALSCRWVNHPSAMSRAEYKPVQLAAARLACLSIPPTLITNNPDEVRAFARDIPGPIICKPVASPVFIEGDELKTVYTRRLTEHDLDDLRGIDTTAHLFQAWADKAHEVRLTVVGERMFAAKVHATSQKAHDDWRSDYKSLKYAPTEVPPDIKIKVCGLMEDLGLSFAALDFVVSPSGAWTFLEANPCGQWDWIEHATGLPIADAIADELQGVIA; translated from the coding sequence GTGTCCAGCATCCTCGTTGTTGCCGCACGCGAAGACTGGCCAACCGATCGCGTCGTCAAGACGCTGACCGATCGAGGGGCGACCGTCTTCCGCATCGATGCCGCCGACTTCCCCCAAGAGGTCACGCTCGCCGGGTACATCGGCAACGCGCACGGTTGGGGTGGACGACTGCGGACCTCGCAGCGGGAATTGGACCTGGGCGACGTATCGGCCTGCTACTTCCGCGCGCCCAACCCGTTCCGCTTCACGGCCAACATGTCCGAGCCCGAGCGCCGGTTCGCCGCCGCACAGGCACGCGCCGGTTTCGGCGGAATCCTCACGGCGCTCAGCTGCCGATGGGTCAACCACCCATCAGCCATGTCACGCGCCGAGTACAAGCCCGTGCAACTCGCCGCGGCGCGTCTGGCCTGCCTCTCCATCCCGCCCACCCTGATCACCAACAACCCTGATGAAGTACGGGCGTTCGCACGCGACATCCCCGGCCCGATCATCTGCAAGCCGGTCGCATCGCCCGTCTTCATCGAGGGCGACGAACTCAAGACCGTTTACACCCGACGCCTCACCGAGCACGACCTCGACGACCTACGAGGCATCGACACCACGGCCCACCTGTTCCAGGCGTGGGCGGACAAAGCGCATGAAGTGCGCCTGACCGTGGTCGGTGAGCGCATGTTCGCCGCCAAGGTTCACGCCACCAGCCAAAAGGCACACGACGACTGGCGCAGCGACTACAAGTCGCTCAAATACGCGCCTACCGAGGTCCCGCCCGACATCAAAATCAAGGTGTGCGGACTGATGGAAGACCTCGGCCTAAGCTTCGCGGCCCTGGACTTCGTCGTCTCACCGTCGGGTGCGTGGACGTTCTTGGAAGCGAACCCGTGTGGGCAATGGGACTGGATCGAACACGCCACCGGTCTACCCATCGCCGACGCCATCGCCGACGAGCTGCAAGGAGTGATCGCGTGA
- a CDS encoding methyltransferase domain-containing protein produces MTKSAIDAARPYVGALVDELSTAGAIQMPAWAEAFATVPRHAFVPRWYEQETNDKGITVWRLQHALHEGQLARVYRDTTLVTALDPDTAEQVEEGTWTGIPTSSSTLPSLMAGMLEDLAVEDGNRVLEIGTGTGYNAALLCARLGEQFVYSVDVDATLVDAAQRRLSSIGYEPQLAPADGRNGYPTGDQFDRVIATCSVPSIPAPWIEQTRTGGAILADVALGIEGGLVRLTVDAEQRAEGQFTGTSGRFMAARGDAQTYPRRKRAPYAPEAGTRPTKVTAADVRQHYPFRLVLAFHLPGVELVYHSDEATGTMSVQLQHTDGSWARVPLTGEGVDTVTHGGAVEIWEQVEAAWTWWNDAGRPAQDHFGYAREPDGHASVWHIPDGRRWNIGVQ; encoded by the coding sequence GTGACCAAATCCGCCATCGACGCTGCACGCCCTTACGTGGGTGCTTTGGTCGATGAACTGTCAACGGCGGGCGCCATCCAGATGCCTGCATGGGCCGAGGCGTTCGCCACCGTTCCTCGGCACGCCTTCGTACCGCGCTGGTACGAGCAGGAGACCAACGACAAGGGCATCACGGTCTGGCGCCTGCAACACGCCCTCCACGAGGGTCAGCTCGCGCGCGTCTACCGCGACACCACCCTCGTGACCGCCCTCGACCCCGACACCGCCGAGCAGGTCGAAGAGGGCACGTGGACGGGCATCCCCACGTCGTCGAGCACCCTGCCCAGCCTCATGGCCGGGATGCTGGAAGACCTCGCCGTCGAGGACGGTAACCGCGTCCTCGAAATCGGCACCGGCACCGGCTACAACGCCGCCTTGCTGTGCGCCCGACTCGGCGAACAGTTCGTGTACTCCGTCGATGTCGACGCGACCCTCGTGGACGCCGCGCAACGCCGGCTCTCCTCCATCGGCTACGAGCCACAGCTCGCCCCCGCCGACGGCCGCAACGGCTACCCCACCGGGGACCAGTTCGACCGGGTCATCGCCACCTGCTCAGTGCCCAGCATCCCCGCGCCGTGGATCGAGCAGACCCGCACCGGCGGCGCGATCCTCGCCGACGTGGCCCTCGGGATCGAGGGCGGCCTCGTACGCCTCACCGTCGACGCCGAGCAGCGCGCCGAAGGACAGTTCACGGGCACCAGCGGCCGTTTCATGGCTGCCCGGGGCGACGCCCAGACCTACCCGCGGCGCAAGCGCGCACCGTACGCGCCCGAGGCCGGCACCCGACCCACGAAGGTCACCGCGGCGGACGTCCGGCAGCACTACCCGTTCCGGCTGGTGCTGGCCTTCCATCTGCCCGGCGTCGAATTGGTCTACCACTCCGACGAAGCCACCGGCACCATGTCCGTCCAGCTCCAGCACACCGACGGCTCATGGGCCCGCGTGCCCCTGACCGGCGAGGGCGTCGACACCGTCACGCACGGCGGCGCGGTGGAGATCTGGGAACAGGTCGAGGCAGCGTGGACATGGTGGAACGACGCCGGGCGCCCGGCTCAAGACCACTTCGGCTACGCGCGCGAGCCTGACGGACACGCCTCCGTATGGCACATCCCGGACGGCCGCCGCTGGAACATCGGCGTCCAGTAG
- a CDS encoding GntR family transcriptional regulator, with product MPESPSHPHSARAPYMRVLEALTADIKAGVIKPGERIPSESELCERHGVARETARRAVRVLRERGVIVTEWGRGSYVAEHQPGEPAAGE from the coding sequence ATGCCTGAGAGCCCGAGCCATCCACATAGCGCGCGTGCGCCGTACATGCGGGTGTTGGAGGCCCTTACGGCCGATATCAAGGCGGGCGTCATCAAGCCCGGAGAGCGCATCCCGTCAGAGTCCGAGCTGTGCGAGCGACACGGCGTAGCCCGGGAGACGGCGCGCCGCGCGGTGCGGGTGCTACGGGAGCGCGGGGTCATCGTGACCGAGTGGGGGCGAGGGTCCTACGTGGCCGAGCACCAGCCGGGCGAGCCTGCCGCGGGCGAGTGA
- a CDS encoding SpoIIE family protein phosphatase — MTSLSSPPTTETVSRKDLPANQLAAAGARKFVRALLSERAAAPPATAGRGAAAISQELIHDAVLLTSELVTNAVMYAGTDIDVTCRLEYGPPPGEEGGGEWAGRARVGVVMEVSDRHPSRGVRGGVDARSGEPGYGLQLVSALAESWGVTYRHAVKTVWFRLEATAGEAGTAGSPSPQLDSRRSEPPGPPAHTMREPARRPGFAAEWADRGGPSFLAETSELLAGQLDQEMVTALAAQLLVPRLADWCAIWLTTEGGGMELSRVWHVDERRITPLRDDLERSDPPTEAVRTAGIPWPWPESAGAASTGGSALAFPLVARDAEQGVLLLGRAGHLQMTDTVVRMVEDVARRVAQAVYTARQYTRQTTISLALQRRQLPASLASIVGVDTAIVYEPHGEGQTVGGDFYDVFPMGDRRWCFLLGDVQGKDPEAMSVTGLARHLVRLLAREGHGVESVLSRLNLAMAEESAEAVELGGEQASSRFLSLLYGELEVEPGVPGARCTVATAGHPPPLHMFVDGTVESASEPQMLLGIDEGTEFQANTFTLAPGETLLCVTDGVTERRSGNWQLDDNDGLMEVLRDGMGLGAKALAEHVRRAAHDFGTGPVEDDLSVLVLQAVTPAADRHP; from the coding sequence GTGACCTCGCTGTCCTCCCCGCCCACGACGGAAACCGTCTCCCGGAAAGACCTGCCCGCCAACCAGCTTGCGGCGGCCGGCGCGCGCAAGTTCGTGCGGGCGCTGCTCTCCGAACGGGCGGCCGCGCCACCCGCCACGGCCGGGCGCGGGGCGGCGGCGATCAGCCAGGAGCTGATCCACGACGCCGTGCTGCTGACCAGCGAGCTCGTCACCAACGCCGTGATGTACGCCGGGACCGATATCGATGTGACCTGCCGCCTGGAGTACGGCCCGCCCCCCGGCGAGGAGGGCGGCGGGGAGTGGGCGGGCCGGGCCAGGGTCGGCGTCGTCATGGAGGTCTCCGACCGCCACCCCTCCCGGGGGGTACGCGGCGGGGTGGACGCCCGCAGTGGAGAGCCGGGATACGGGCTCCAGCTGGTGAGCGCACTGGCGGAGTCCTGGGGCGTGACCTACCGCCATGCCGTCAAGACCGTCTGGTTCCGCCTGGAGGCCACCGCGGGCGAGGCCGGAACCGCCGGGAGCCCCTCGCCGCAGCTCGACAGCCGCCGCTCCGAGCCGCCCGGGCCGCCGGCGCACACGATGCGGGAGCCTGCCCGCCGGCCCGGGTTCGCCGCCGAATGGGCCGACCGCGGCGGCCCGTCCTTCCTCGCCGAGACCAGCGAGCTGCTGGCCGGGCAGCTGGACCAGGAGATGGTCACCGCGCTCGCCGCCCAGCTGCTGGTGCCCCGGCTCGCCGACTGGTGCGCGATCTGGCTGACCACCGAGGGCGGCGGCATGGAGCTGTCCCGGGTCTGGCACGTCGACGAGCGGCGGATCACCCCGCTCCGCGACGACCTGGAGCGCAGCGATCCGCCGACCGAGGCCGTCCGCACCGCCGGCATCCCCTGGCCCTGGCCGGAAAGCGCCGGCGCGGCCTCCACGGGCGGCTCGGCGCTCGCCTTTCCCCTCGTCGCCCGCGACGCCGAGCAGGGCGTACTGCTGCTCGGCCGCGCCGGGCACCTGCAGATGACCGACACCGTGGTGCGGATGGTCGAGGACGTGGCACGCCGGGTCGCGCAGGCCGTGTACACCGCCCGCCAGTACACCCGGCAGACCACGATCAGCCTGGCGCTCCAGCGCCGGCAGCTGCCCGCGTCGCTCGCCAGCATCGTCGGCGTCGACACGGCGATCGTCTATGAGCCGCACGGGGAGGGTCAGACCGTCGGCGGTGACTTCTACGACGTCTTCCCGATGGGCGACCGCCGCTGGTGCTTCCTGCTCGGCGACGTCCAGGGCAAGGACCCGGAGGCGATGTCCGTCACCGGCCTGGCCCGCCACCTGGTGCGGCTGCTGGCCCGGGAGGGACACGGCGTCGAGTCGGTGCTCAGCCGGCTGAATCTGGCCATGGCGGAGGAGAGCGCCGAGGCGGTGGAGCTGGGCGGCGAGCAGGCCTCCTCCCGCTTTCTGAGCCTGCTGTACGGCGAGCTGGAGGTCGAGCCGGGCGTGCCCGGGGCCCGCTGCACGGTCGCCACGGCCGGCCACCCGCCACCGCTGCACATGTTCGTCGACGGCACCGTCGAATCGGCCTCCGAGCCGCAGATGCTGCTGGGCATCGACGAGGGCACCGAATTCCAGGCCAACACCTTCACCCTCGCACCGGGCGAGACGCTGTTGTGCGTCACCGACGGGGTCACCGAACGCCGCAGCGGCAACTGGCAGTTGGACGACAACGACGGTCTGATGGAAGTGCTGCGGGACGGCATGGGGCTGGGCGCCAAGGCCCTCGCCGAGCACGTCCGGCGCGCCGCGCACGACTTCGGCACCGGCCCGGTCGAGGACGATCTGTCGGTGCTGGTCCTGCAGGCGGTGACCCCGGCGGCCGACCGGCACCCGTGA